One Saccharopolyspora erythraea NRRL 2338 genomic region harbors:
- a CDS encoding class I SAM-dependent methyltransferase, translated as MRSDAVHRVLEAELAQARKRRGGQPPRVLDVGGGSGVWAVPLASAGCAVTVVDPSPNALATLQRRAADAGVADRITPLQGDTDALHAISPEGGADLVLGHGLLEVVDDVAAALREMAAATAPGGAVSVLVANRHAAVLARALTGRVTEALKLFQDPDGRLHDCAADTLQRRFDSDSVERAMREAGMDVELIQGQGVLSDIVPGSVLESTTGAAESLAELERLAAARPPLRDIATRLHAIGRVGG; from the coding sequence ATGAGATCCGACGCGGTCCACCGGGTGCTGGAAGCCGAACTCGCCCAAGCGCGGAAGCGGCGGGGCGGTCAGCCGCCGCGGGTGCTCGACGTCGGTGGCGGCAGCGGCGTGTGGGCGGTACCCCTGGCCTCCGCGGGCTGCGCCGTGACCGTCGTGGACCCCAGCCCCAACGCACTCGCCACGTTGCAGCGCCGGGCCGCCGACGCCGGGGTGGCCGACCGGATCACGCCGTTGCAGGGCGACACCGACGCGCTGCACGCGATCAGCCCGGAGGGCGGCGCCGACCTGGTGCTCGGGCACGGGCTGCTGGAGGTCGTCGACGACGTGGCCGCGGCGCTGCGCGAGATGGCGGCGGCGACCGCCCCCGGCGGCGCGGTGTCGGTGCTGGTCGCCAACCGGCACGCGGCGGTGCTGGCGCGGGCCCTGACCGGCCGGGTCACCGAGGCGCTGAAGCTGTTCCAGGACCCCGACGGCAGGCTGCACGACTGCGCCGCCGACACGCTGCAACGCCGGTTCGACAGCGACAGCGTCGAGCGGGCCATGCGCGAAGCGGGGATGGACGTCGAGCTGATCCAGGGCCAGGGCGTGCTCAGCGACATCGTCCCGGGGTCGGTGCTGGAGAGCACCACCGGAGCCGCGGAGTCGCTGGCGGAGCTGGAGCGGCTCGCGGCCGCCCGGCCGCCGCTGCGCGACATCGCCACCCGGCTGCACGCGATCGGCCGCGTCGGCGGCTGA
- a CDS encoding DUF3040 domain-containing protein, with the protein MPLSEHEQRLLDQIERALYAEDPKFASSVRGGRLHRPSRRRRLQGIAVFALGLILLVLGVVIPVRAADIPVVSVVGFLVMFGGTLMVWSAMRGGGEDSEPEAEDGGGRSGGGRKKPESRGRSSLARRMEERFRKRFEQ; encoded by the coding sequence ATGCCACTCTCCGAGCACGAGCAGCGACTGCTCGATCAGATCGAGCGCGCGCTCTACGCCGAGGATCCCAAGTTCGCCTCCAGCGTGCGCGGAGGACGGTTGCACCGCCCTTCCAGGCGTCGTCGCCTGCAGGGCATCGCCGTGTTCGCGCTGGGGTTGATCCTGCTGGTGCTCGGCGTGGTGATACCGGTCAGGGCGGCCGATATCCCTGTGGTGAGCGTGGTCGGCTTCCTCGTGATGTTCGGCGGAACATTGATGGTCTGGTCTGCCATGCGTGGTGGCGGGGAGGACAGCGAGCCGGAAGCGGAGGACGGCGGCGGGAGGTCCGGCGGCGGCCGGAAGAAGCCCGAGAGCCGCGGCCGCAGCTCCCTCGCGAGGCGGATGGAGGAGCGCTTCCGCAAGCGCTTCGAGCAATAA
- a CDS encoding transglutaminase TgpA family protein, which yields MSAGPGDVSAGSGRVVDTSTVSSAAAAMSVALASTAFSGVIADARWVIPALLTIGLVAGTGVFGRTMRWWPPLVVLVQGLALTTALTTLFTKQALLGFLPGPAALGELSGELTRALDLVREGVPPVPAETALQALVCLGLGLVAILVDIIAVALQAPAVAGLVLLCVYAIPASLADDMLPWWSFVGGALAFALLLASGGHHQRWQRRESRDAVAGNIFGRTTSAVAGASVVIALLTGTVFTGVGTEGRLPGAGTTGFGTSSGGVGLQPFTSLRGQLDRSRTVDLFRVRGLTRETYLRAMTLRKFDPANGWKMDGLTQGVDASQPLPLPEGTDISTGTPMRVDIEPLGYRDPWLPVFGTPEVVSGMGPDWRYDPAAGIVFTQTRQQSRPYSEQLTLSSPTPQQLRSANGPVRIDPAYLDTTGIPPEVADLARRLTADQPTDFDKATALNRFFTDPSNGFSYELETAPPSSSSALSDFLFRGKRGYCEQFASSMAVLLRAAGIPSRVAVGFTSGYQDGDARMITTDDAHAWVEAYFPGWGWTTFDPTPLDDGRTSLPDYLHREPAPGQALPPPGVSTPPTPTSPGQQPQPGVVDDGERNAVPQPGRTDTGSGPWPAVLLVVLVALVIAACPAALREARRRLRLRTVAEGGPGAAGVAWRELLDEFWDRGTRPEAARTVRHSANALIDGYALDAEGSRAVRALVGAVEREWYAPSDREPDPAVAESLREAVAALHRSAPLSWQDRLLPRSVLRR from the coding sequence GTGAGCGCTGGACCCGGAGACGTGAGCGCCGGATCCGGCCGGGTGGTCGACACCTCCACCGTCTCGTCGGCCGCGGCGGCCATGTCGGTCGCGCTCGCCTCGACCGCCTTCTCCGGGGTGATCGCCGACGCGCGCTGGGTGATCCCCGCGCTGCTGACCATCGGGCTGGTCGCCGGGACGGGCGTCTTCGGCCGGACGATGCGCTGGTGGCCCCCGCTGGTGGTGCTCGTGCAGGGGCTGGCGCTGACCACCGCGCTGACCACGCTGTTCACCAAGCAGGCGTTGCTGGGTTTCCTGCCCGGTCCGGCCGCGCTCGGCGAGCTGTCCGGGGAGCTGACCCGCGCGCTGGACCTGGTGCGCGAGGGCGTGCCGCCGGTACCCGCCGAGACGGCGTTGCAGGCGCTGGTCTGCCTGGGGCTGGGCCTGGTCGCGATACTCGTCGACATCATCGCGGTGGCGTTGCAGGCTCCTGCGGTGGCCGGGCTGGTGCTGCTCTGCGTCTACGCCATCCCCGCGTCGCTGGCCGACGACATGCTGCCGTGGTGGAGCTTCGTGGGCGGCGCGCTGGCGTTCGCGCTGCTGCTGGCCTCCGGCGGCCACCACCAGCGCTGGCAGCGGCGGGAGAGCCGCGACGCGGTCGCGGGCAACATCTTCGGCCGCACGACCAGCGCGGTCGCCGGTGCCTCCGTGGTGATCGCGCTGCTCACCGGGACGGTGTTCACCGGCGTGGGCACCGAGGGCAGGCTGCCCGGCGCGGGCACCACCGGCTTCGGAACCTCCAGCGGCGGCGTCGGCCTGCAGCCGTTCACCTCGCTGCGCGGTCAGCTCGACCGCAGCCGCACCGTCGACCTGTTCCGGGTGCGCGGCCTGACCCGGGAGACCTACCTGCGGGCGATGACGCTGCGCAAGTTCGACCCGGCCAACGGCTGGAAGATGGACGGCCTCACCCAGGGCGTGGACGCCAGCCAGCCGCTGCCGCTGCCCGAGGGCACCGACATCTCCACCGGCACCCCGATGCGGGTGGACATCGAACCGCTGGGCTACCGCGACCCCTGGCTGCCGGTCTTCGGCACCCCCGAGGTGGTGTCGGGGATGGGGCCGGACTGGCGCTACGACCCGGCCGCCGGGATCGTGTTCACCCAGACCCGGCAGCAGAGCAGGCCCTACTCCGAGCAGCTCACGCTCTCCTCCCCCACCCCGCAGCAGCTGCGCAGCGCCAACGGACCGGTCCGGATCGACCCCGCCTACCTGGACACCACCGGCATCCCGCCCGAGGTCGCAGACCTCGCGAGGCGGCTCACCGCCGACCAGCCGACCGACTTCGACAAGGCCACCGCGCTCAACAGGTTCTTCACCGACCCGTCCAACGGCTTCTCCTACGAGCTGGAGACCGCGCCCCCGTCGAGCAGCAGCGCGCTGTCGGACTTCCTGTTCCGCGGAAAGCGGGGCTACTGCGAGCAGTTCGCGTCGTCGATGGCGGTGCTGCTGCGGGCGGCGGGCATCCCGTCGCGGGTCGCGGTCGGCTTCACCTCCGGCTACCAGGACGGCGACGCGCGCATGATCACCACCGACGACGCGCACGCCTGGGTGGAGGCCTACTTCCCGGGATGGGGCTGGACGACCTTCGACCCGACCCCGCTGGACGACGGCCGGACGTCGCTGCCGGACTACCTGCACCGCGAACCCGCACCCGGCCAGGCCCTCCCGCCGCCGGGAGTGTCGACCCCACCGACGCCGACATCCCCCGGCCAGCAGCCGCAGCCGGGCGTCGTGGACGACGGCGAGCGCAACGCCGTGCCGCAGCCCGGCCGCACCGACACCGGCAGCGGGCCGTGGCCGGCGGTGCTGCTGGTCGTGCTGGTGGCCCTGGTGATCGCCGCGTGTCCCGCCGCGCTACGAGAGGCGCGCAGGCGGCTGCGCCTGCGGACGGTGGCCGAAGGCGGCCCCGGCGCGGCCGGAGTGGCGTGGCGGGAGCTGCTCGACGAGTTCTGGGACCGCGGAACGCGGCCGGAGGCCGCCCGGACGGTCCGCCACAGCGCCAACGCGCTCATCGACGGCTACGCACTCGACGCCGAAGGCTCCCGTGCCGTGCGGGCGCTCGTGGGCGCCGTGGAGCGGGAGTGGTACGCGCCGTCGGACCGCGAACCGGACCCGGCCGTCGCCGAGTCCCTGCGCGAAGCGGTGGCCGCCCTCCACCGGAGCGCGCCGCTGAGCTGGCAGGACCGCCTGCTGCCGCGCTCGGTGCTGCGCCGGTAG
- the mraZ gene encoding division/cell wall cluster transcriptional repressor MraZ, with translation MFLGTHHPKLDDKGRLTLPAKFREALAGGLMVTKGQDHCLYVFPRAEFEQMARKVAEAPFTNESVRAYQRYLFAGTDEQQPDGQGRISIAAELRRYAGLTKECVVIGAINRLEIWNAERWQTYLDEHEEDYAQAREEVLPGVF, from the coding sequence ATGTTCCTCGGTACCCACCACCCCAAGCTCGACGACAAGGGGCGGCTGACGTTGCCGGCGAAGTTCCGGGAAGCACTGGCAGGGGGGTTGATGGTCACCAAGGGACAGGACCACTGCCTCTACGTCTTCCCGCGCGCCGAGTTCGAGCAGATGGCCAGGAAGGTCGCCGAAGCCCCGTTCACCAACGAGTCCGTCCGCGCCTACCAGCGCTACCTGTTCGCGGGCACCGACGAGCAGCAGCCGGACGGCCAGGGCCGGATCTCGATCGCCGCCGAGCTGCGCCGCTACGCGGGCCTCACCAAGGAGTGCGTGGTCATCGGCGCGATCAACAGGCTGGAGATCTGGAACGCCGAGCGCTGGCAGACCTACCTCGACGAGCACGAGGAGGACTACGCGCAGGCCCGGGAGGAGGTGCTGCCCGGGGTCTTCTAG
- a CDS encoding IclR family transcriptional regulator domain-containing protein: MPESRPGGVVAAVRGAHFVRAAERTLAVLRAFAPDRPEMTLTEVAEASGLDRAGARRLLLTLIDLGYVHHDGRQYALTPQVLEFGYAYLSSRSLPQIAEPHLRRLTGELREMTALGVLDGDDVRYVAQVPGPKLLSVSIPVGTRFPAHATSMGKVLLAAMPPEHLEARLRSMELGRITPHTITTREGLLAELARVRRQGFVISDDELEAGLRGVAAPVRGADGRVVAAVNVSLDARGATEEVVRNEVVPPLVTTAARIEADLRLKPARGA, encoded by the coding sequence TTGCCCGAGAGTCGACCGGGAGGCGTGGTGGCAGCGGTTCGTGGTGCGCACTTCGTGCGGGCGGCCGAGCGCACGCTGGCGGTGCTGCGGGCGTTCGCGCCGGACCGGCCGGAGATGACGCTGACGGAGGTGGCCGAGGCCAGCGGCCTCGACCGGGCGGGTGCCCGGCGGCTGCTGCTCACGCTCATCGACCTCGGCTACGTCCACCACGACGGGCGGCAGTACGCGCTGACGCCGCAGGTGCTGGAGTTCGGCTACGCCTACCTGTCGAGCCGGTCGTTGCCGCAGATCGCCGAGCCGCACCTGCGCAGGCTCACCGGCGAGCTGCGGGAGATGACGGCGCTCGGGGTGCTCGACGGCGACGACGTCCGCTACGTCGCGCAGGTGCCGGGCCCGAAGCTGCTGTCGGTGTCGATCCCGGTGGGCACCCGTTTCCCCGCGCACGCCACGTCGATGGGCAAGGTGCTGCTGGCGGCCATGCCGCCGGAGCACCTGGAGGCGCGGCTGCGGTCGATGGAGCTCGGCAGGATCACCCCGCACACCATCACCACCCGGGAGGGTCTGCTGGCCGAGCTGGCGAGGGTGCGCAGGCAGGGGTTCGTGATCTCCGACGACGAGCTGGAGGCGGGGCTGCGCGGTGTCGCGGCACCCGTCCGGGGCGCCGACGGCCGGGTGGTCGCGGCCGTCAACGTCTCGCTCGACGCCCGCGGGGCCACGGAGGAGGTGGTCCGCAACGAGGTGGTGCCACCGCTGGTCACCACGGCGGCGCGGATCGAGGCGGACCTGCGGCTCAAGCCCGCGCGCGGAGCCTGA
- a CDS encoding ParA family protein has protein sequence MHTVAVLSLKGGVGKTTVVLGLASAAMRRGVRTLVVDLDPQCNATACLEPDATDKELGDVLADPRPEVLRAAVAPSAWGEEVDVLVGSEDGELHNGHHPDDEHLSKLTTALSQLDELIADGELPYQLVLLDCPPSLGRLTRSALVAADRALLVTEPTIFAVSGVQRAFEAVQAEREASNPRLQPLGVVVNRVRPRSHEHQYRIEELREIFGPLVMPVALPDRLAVQQAQGACMPIHQWGTPGAREVALAFNLLLARTLRAGRVDRNAELDDFDDEEFEEAAE, from the coding sequence GTGCATACGGTGGCAGTGCTGAGTCTCAAGGGTGGCGTGGGCAAGACGACCGTGGTGCTCGGCCTCGCTTCGGCGGCCATGCGCCGCGGGGTGCGAACCCTGGTCGTGGACCTGGATCCGCAGTGCAACGCGACCGCATGCCTGGAGCCGGACGCAACCGACAAGGAGCTCGGCGACGTGCTGGCCGACCCGCGCCCGGAGGTGCTGCGCGCTGCGGTCGCGCCCAGCGCGTGGGGCGAGGAGGTCGACGTCCTGGTCGGCTCGGAGGACGGCGAGCTGCACAACGGCCACCACCCCGACGACGAGCACCTCTCCAAACTCACAACGGCGTTGTCACAGCTGGACGAGCTGATCGCCGACGGCGAGCTGCCGTACCAGCTGGTGCTGCTGGACTGCCCGCCGTCGCTGGGCAGGCTGACCCGCTCCGCGCTGGTGGCCGCCGACCGGGCGCTGCTGGTCACCGAGCCGACGATCTTCGCCGTCTCCGGCGTCCAGCGCGCTTTCGAGGCGGTGCAGGCCGAACGGGAGGCCAGCAACCCGCGGTTGCAGCCCCTGGGCGTGGTGGTCAACCGGGTCCGGCCGCGGTCGCACGAGCACCAGTACCGCATCGAGGAGCTCCGGGAGATCTTCGGCCCGCTGGTGATGCCGGTCGCGCTGCCCGACCGGCTCGCCGTGCAGCAGGCGCAGGGCGCCTGCATGCCGATCCACCAGTGGGGAACGCCGGGCGCGCGCGAGGTCGCGCTGGCGTTCAACCTGCTGCTGGCGCGCACCCTGCGGGCGGGCCGGGTCGACCGAAACGCGGAGCTGGACGACTTCGACGACGAGGAGTTCGAGGAAGCCGCCGAATGA
- the rsmH gene encoding 16S rRNA (cytosine(1402)-N(4))-methyltransferase RsmH: MADEQQRRAQDGGSARDRHVPVMMERTLELLAPALSKGPAVVVDATLGMGGHSEALLAAHPELTLVGLDRDPDALRLAGERLAPHSDRVHLVHAVYDEWAEALAGLSLSKVDGALFDLGVSSLQLDETDRGFAYAHDAPLDMRMDSGAPRTAADVLNTYSAGELTRVLREYGEEKFAARIAAAIVRERAKAPFDRSGRLVELLYDAVPAASRRTGGHPAKRTFQALRIEVNAELEVLGRALPAALDSLAVGGRMVVMSYHSLEDRMVKRAFAERAKSKTPVDLPVELPGHGPEIRLLTRGAELASDAETAANPRAASVRLRAAERIKEAV, translated from the coding sequence ATGGCCGATGAGCAACAGCGGCGTGCGCAGGACGGCGGTTCCGCGCGGGACCGGCACGTCCCGGTCATGATGGAACGAACTCTCGAGCTGCTCGCCCCGGCGCTGTCGAAGGGGCCCGCGGTGGTCGTCGACGCGACGCTGGGCATGGGTGGGCACTCCGAGGCGCTGCTCGCGGCGCACCCGGAGCTGACCCTGGTCGGGCTCGACCGCGACCCGGACGCGCTGCGGCTGGCCGGCGAACGGCTGGCGCCCCACTCCGACCGGGTCCACCTGGTGCACGCGGTCTACGACGAGTGGGCCGAGGCGCTGGCCGGGCTCAGTCTGTCCAAGGTGGACGGTGCGTTGTTCGACCTCGGCGTCTCGTCGTTGCAGCTCGACGAGACCGACCGCGGGTTCGCCTACGCCCACGACGCTCCGCTGGACATGCGGATGGACTCCGGGGCGCCCCGCACCGCGGCCGACGTGCTCAACACCTACTCGGCGGGCGAGCTGACCCGGGTGCTGCGCGAGTACGGCGAGGAGAAGTTCGCCGCTCGGATCGCCGCGGCGATCGTGCGGGAGCGGGCCAAGGCCCCGTTCGACCGCAGCGGGCGGCTGGTCGAACTGCTCTACGACGCGGTCCCGGCGGCCAGCAGGCGCACCGGCGGGCACCCCGCCAAGCGGACCTTCCAGGCGTTGCGCATCGAGGTCAACGCCGAGCTGGAGGTGCTCGGGCGCGCGCTGCCCGCGGCGCTGGACTCGCTGGCGGTCGGCGGCCGGATGGTCGTGATGTCCTACCACTCCCTGGAGGACCGGATGGTCAAGCGGGCCTTCGCCGAGCGGGCGAAATCGAAGACCCCGGTGGACCTGCCGGTGGAGCTGCCGGGCCACGGCCCGGAGATCCGGCTGCTCACCAGGGGAGCGGAACTGGCATCGGATGCGGAGACGGCGGCCAACCCGAGGGCCGCTTCGGTGCGGCTGCGGGCCGCGGAGCGGATCAAGGAGGCGGTATGA
- a CDS encoding AAA family ATPase — translation MTSKIHTSGTAVTGDGAAQAGAGPRYGGDHGSNGDRGRAQPGTVDVDALHSTIQRIAANVEQVLVGKPEVVRIALVTLLAEGHLLVEDVPGVGKTSLAKALARSIDCTVSRIQFTPDLLPSDITGVSIFNRQRESFEFRAGPVFANIVVGDEINRASPKTQSALLECMEENQVTVDGETYPLRSPFMVIATQNPIEMEGTYALPEAQRDRFTARVSIGYPDAQAELAMVDEHAGHEPLRELRPVTDSAQVQSLVQTVRAVHVSTELRRYVVELVTATRHLPELRLGASPRSTLQLVRAARAQAALSGRDFVVPDDVQAVAVPVLAHRLVLTSEARATRRSASDLVRQLLTRISVPRGDGGGRR, via the coding sequence GTGACGTCCAAGATCCACACATCCGGCACCGCGGTGACCGGGGACGGTGCCGCCCAGGCCGGTGCCGGGCCCCGGTACGGCGGCGACCACGGCTCCAACGGAGACCGCGGTCGCGCGCAGCCGGGCACCGTGGACGTCGACGCGCTGCACAGCACCATCCAGCGGATCGCCGCCAACGTCGAGCAGGTGCTCGTCGGCAAGCCCGAGGTCGTCCGGATCGCGCTGGTCACGCTGCTGGCCGAGGGCCACCTGCTGGTCGAGGACGTGCCGGGCGTCGGCAAGACGTCGCTGGCCAAGGCGCTCGCCCGCTCCATCGACTGCACCGTCAGCCGCATCCAGTTCACGCCCGACCTGCTGCCCAGCGACATCACCGGCGTCTCCATCTTCAACCGCCAGCGCGAGAGCTTCGAGTTCCGCGCAGGCCCGGTCTTCGCCAACATCGTCGTCGGCGACGAGATCAACCGCGCCTCCCCCAAGACCCAGTCCGCGCTGCTGGAGTGCATGGAGGAGAACCAGGTCACCGTCGACGGCGAGACCTACCCGCTGCGCTCCCCGTTCATGGTGATCGCCACCCAGAACCCCATCGAGATGGAGGGCACCTACGCCCTGCCCGAGGCGCAGCGCGACCGGTTCACCGCCCGGGTCTCCATCGGCTACCCCGACGCGCAGGCCGAGCTGGCGATGGTCGACGAGCACGCGGGGCACGAGCCGCTGCGCGAGCTGCGCCCGGTCACCGACAGCGCGCAGGTGCAGTCGCTGGTGCAGACCGTGCGCGCGGTGCACGTCAGCACCGAGCTGCGCCGCTACGTCGTCGAACTGGTGACCGCCACCCGGCACCTGCCGGAGCTGCGGCTGGGCGCGTCGCCGCGGTCGACGCTCCAGCTCGTGCGCGCCGCCCGCGCGCAGGCGGCGCTGTCCGGGCGCGACTTCGTGGTACCCGACGACGTCCAGGCGGTGGCCGTGCCGGTGCTGGCGCACCGCCTGGTGCTCACCAGCGAGGCCCGCGCCACCCGGCGCTCGGCCTCCGACCTGGTCCGCCAGCTGCTGACCCGCATCTCCGTGCCGCGCGGTGACGGTGGCGGGCGGCGCTAG
- a CDS encoding DUF58 domain-containing protein, whose amino-acid sequence MLSGLTIRGRCLLAAGVAAGVCSLILDERDLLRVSAFVAALPLLALLLAGRSRFGLAARREVLPMRVPVGSQALVRLHITGTGRLPVGGLQLEDGTPHALGGRPRFRLSDVPRRGGAVLEYDVQPSLRGVHQIGPLRTRVGDPFGLSEFERELGGRSRVVAVPRVVPLGGMPAGSGLGTGEDGTTRMRAGHGDDDSMVRQYRHGDEMRRVHWKTTARRDELMVRAEERPWQGGTTVLLDRRSAAHRGTGARSSIEWAVSAAASISLHLNRHGRQVRLVTEDGRQLAGGSGPADGGHDDEAVLDSLAALRPSTQRDLVCGRDPGNGQELVAVLGETTTAAVAELTRLRPQEARSLALLLDVRAWSGQPADGGFDPQVTARRLRAAGWTVVIVGGPRTSTAEAWGRLCQDSDGTTGTGVAS is encoded by the coding sequence ATGCTCTCCGGCCTGACGATCCGGGGCCGATGCCTGCTGGCCGCGGGCGTGGCCGCCGGCGTGTGCTCGCTCATCCTCGACGAGCGCGACCTGCTGCGGGTCTCGGCGTTCGTGGCCGCCCTGCCGCTGCTGGCGCTGCTGCTGGCGGGCCGCTCGCGCTTCGGCCTGGCGGCCCGCCGCGAGGTCCTGCCGATGCGGGTCCCGGTCGGGTCGCAGGCGCTGGTGCGGCTGCACATCACCGGCACCGGGCGGCTGCCCGTCGGCGGGCTCCAGCTCGAGGACGGCACCCCGCACGCGCTCGGCGGCCGTCCGCGGTTCCGGCTGTCCGACGTCCCCCGCCGCGGCGGCGCGGTCCTGGAGTACGACGTGCAGCCGTCGTTGCGCGGCGTGCACCAGATCGGCCCGCTGCGCACGCGCGTCGGCGACCCGTTCGGGCTGTCGGAGTTCGAGCGCGAGCTGGGCGGGCGCAGCAGGGTGGTCGCGGTGCCCAGGGTGGTGCCGCTGGGCGGGATGCCCGCGGGCTCCGGGCTCGGCACCGGCGAGGACGGCACCACCCGGATGCGCGCCGGGCACGGCGACGACGACTCGATGGTGCGCCAGTACCGCCACGGTGACGAGATGCGGCGCGTGCACTGGAAGACCACCGCGCGCCGCGACGAGCTGATGGTGCGGGCCGAGGAACGCCCGTGGCAGGGCGGCACGACGGTGCTGCTGGACCGGCGCTCGGCCGCCCACCGCGGCACCGGCGCGCGCTCCAGCATCGAGTGGGCCGTCTCGGCGGCGGCCAGCATCAGCCTGCACCTGAACCGGCACGGCAGGCAGGTCCGGCTGGTCACCGAGGACGGCCGCCAGCTCGCAGGCGGCTCCGGCCCCGCGGACGGCGGGCACGACGACGAGGCGGTGCTGGACTCGCTGGCCGCGCTGCGCCCGTCCACCCAGCGCGACCTGGTGTGCGGCCGCGACCCGGGCAACGGCCAGGAGCTGGTCGCGGTGCTCGGCGAGACCACGACGGCCGCCGTCGCCGAGCTGACCCGGCTGCGCCCCCAGGAGGCCAGGAGCCTCGCGCTGCTGCTGGACGTCCGGGCCTGGAGCGGGCAGCCCGCCGACGGCGGCTTCGACCCGCAGGTGACGGCCCGCAGGCTGCGCGCGGCGGGGTGGACCGTGGTGATCGTCGGCGGTCCCCGCACCTCCACCGCCGAGGCGTGGGGCCGGCTCTGCCAGGACAGCGACGGGACCACGGGGACAGGAGTGGCGTCGTGA
- a CDS encoding peptidoglycan D,D-transpeptidase FtsI family protein, which translates to MVRRAARRTRRTARTDVAGSDRRLVVGRILLVIALVLTAGRLVWVQGFQANALSEKSERQRITRDNAPAERGTFLDRSGNVLAFNSEAKQLYANPSDLTRTKDEAHAKDPGKPTAEQYKREIARFIHAKVGDRLPEQEVYDVLSMPVKFRYFGPLVDVATARAITEEFPEIGAEHRAVREYPADDVAANIIGAARWSMDDGKVRGLLGLENSLNTTLAGRDGVKVADTAMGSDLVIPGTERELEPPTPGSDVALTIDSDLQFMVQRELSRYVTEAGAKGGSAVVLDAKTGEVYALANDKTFDPASDPSTWSPQGVSNPAVTTPFEPGSVNKVITAAGAIEHGLVKPQDVLQVPGSIKVADAVIGDAWPHGVLPLTFTGVLGKSSNVGTLMMAQRLGEDRFSELVQKFGVGRKTGVELPGESPGLVPPRNQWSGSTFGNLPIGQGLSMTVLQMAGMYQAIANDGVRVPPRMISAEIRPDGTRVPRPAPEPVRVVSPETAHTVKDMLRSVVQDAPQQRGTAPEAAVEGYQIAGKTGTAQKIDQSCGCYSQSEYWSTFAGIVPADDPRFVVGLMLDAPARGKSAAPLFHDIASFLTQRYQIPLSKEPAPLQTLQVR; encoded by the coding sequence ATGGTCCGCAGGGCGGCGCGGCGCACCCGCCGCACGGCCCGCACCGACGTCGCAGGCAGCGACCGGCGGCTGGTGGTGGGCAGGATCCTGCTGGTCATCGCGCTGGTGCTGACCGCGGGCAGGCTGGTGTGGGTGCAGGGCTTCCAGGCCAACGCGTTGTCGGAGAAGTCGGAGCGGCAGCGGATCACCAGGGACAACGCCCCCGCCGAGCGGGGGACCTTCCTCGACCGCAGCGGCAACGTGCTGGCCTTCAACAGCGAGGCCAAGCAGCTCTACGCCAACCCCAGCGACCTCACCAGGACCAAGGACGAGGCGCACGCCAAGGACCCGGGCAAGCCCACCGCCGAGCAGTACAAGCGCGAGATCGCCCGGTTCATCCACGCCAAGGTCGGTGACCGGCTGCCGGAGCAGGAGGTCTACGACGTCCTGTCGATGCCGGTGAAGTTCAGGTACTTCGGTCCGCTGGTCGACGTGGCGACCGCGCGGGCGATCACCGAGGAGTTCCCCGAGATCGGCGCAGAGCACCGAGCGGTGCGCGAGTACCCCGCCGACGACGTGGCCGCCAACATCATCGGCGCCGCCCGCTGGTCGATGGACGACGGCAAGGTGCGGGGCCTGCTCGGCCTGGAGAACTCGCTGAACACCACGCTCGCCGGCCGCGACGGGGTCAAGGTCGCCGACACCGCGATGGGCAGCGACCTGGTCATCCCCGGCACCGAGCGCGAGCTGGAGCCGCCGACACCCGGCTCGGACGTGGCGCTGACCATCGACTCGGACCTGCAGTTCATGGTCCAGCGCGAGCTGTCCCGCTACGTCACCGAGGCCGGGGCCAAGGGCGGCAGCGCGGTCGTGCTGGACGCCAAGACGGGTGAGGTCTACGCGCTGGCCAACGACAAGACCTTCGACCCGGCCAGCGACCCGTCGACGTGGTCGCCGCAGGGCGTGTCGAACCCGGCGGTGACCACGCCGTTCGAACCCGGCTCGGTGAACAAGGTGATCACCGCTGCGGGCGCGATCGAGCACGGCCTGGTCAAGCCGCAGGACGTGCTGCAGGTGCCCGGCAGCATCAAGGTGGCCGACGCGGTCATAGGCGACGCCTGGCCGCACGGGGTGCTGCCGCTGACCTTCACCGGCGTGCTCGGCAAGTCCTCCAACGTCGGCACGCTGATGATGGCGCAGAGGCTGGGCGAGGACCGCTTCAGCGAGCTGGTGCAGAAGTTCGGCGTCGGCCGCAAGACCGGCGTCGAGCTGCCCGGTGAGAGCCCTGGCCTGGTGCCGCCGCGCAACCAGTGGTCCGGCAGCACGTTCGGCAACCTGCCGATCGGGCAGGGCCTTTCGATGACGGTGCTGCAGATGGCAGGGATGTACCAGGCGATCGCCAACGACGGGGTCCGCGTGCCGCCGAGGATGATCTCGGCCGAGATCCGCCCGGACGGCACGCGCGTGCCGCGTCCAGCGCCGGAGCCGGTGCGGGTGGTCAGCCCGGAGACCGCGCACACGGTCAAGGACATGCTGCGCTCGGTCGTGCAGGACGCCCCGCAGCAGCGCGGCACCGCGCCGGAGGCGGCGGTGGAGGGCTACCAGATAGCGGGCAAGACGGGCACCGCGCAGAAGATCGACCAGTCCTGCGGCTGCTACAGCCAGTCGGAGTACTGGAGCACCTTCGCCGGGATAGTTCCGGCCGACGACCCGCGGTTCGTGGTCGGGCTGATGCTCGACGCCCCGGCGCGCGGCAAGTCGGCGGCCCCGCTGTTCCACGACATCGCCTCGTTCCTGACCCAGCGCTACCAGATCCCGCTGTCGAAGGAGCCCGCTCCGCTGCAGACGCTCCAGGTCAGATGA